CCAACTATCTCTACAACCGCGGCCTGACCCTGGACAAGCGGGTCGACAGCATCAGCTATTTCCTGCATGGGGTTTCCCAGGGCGCGTTCCGCGCCGCGGAGCGGGCGACCCTCGCCTGGAACGCTGCCAACGCCAATCGCGCGCCGGGCCAGCAGGACCCGTTGCCGACAGAGGTGACCCAGTACCCGATCTACGAACCCGCCAGCCACACGGTGATCACTCCGGGCACCCAGACTGCCTACGCTTCCACCTTGCAGGCCGGCCAGCGCTTGCACCTGCAGGTCAGCGGCACTATCGAGAACGGCGTGCAGACCGAACAGAGCCGCGCCCAGCTCACCGGGCAGACGTTACAGAACAACCTGACCCAGGTGGGCGGCCAGGTCATTACAGTCAACGCGCAAAGCTCCGCCGCTGCCAATCAGGTGGCCAAGGATGTGCAGCGCATCGAAAAGGTCGCCGCTGACGGCACCACCCAAGTCAGCTTCGTGCCGGTGGACTTCTCCGGCGTACCGTTCGCTGCCGTGGACCCGACCTCTCTGTCGAGTTTCCGCGTACCCCAGGGCGAGTACGGCCTGTTCGTCAAGAGCCAAAACCCCCAGGGCCGCTACCTGATCGAGACCAACCCGACCTTCACCGACCTGTCGCGCTTCATGAGTTCGGACTACATGCTCGGCCACCTCAACTACAACACCGACCAGACCTGGCGCCGCCTGGGCGACGGCCTGTATGAAACCCGCTTGATCCGCGATGCGGTGCTGGCCCAGACCGGGCAGCGCTTCCTCGCGGCAGGGCTGACCAGTGATTACGACCAGTATCGCTATTTGATGGACAACGCCATCGCTTCCAAGGACCAGTTGCAGCTCAGCGTCGGCGTGTCCCTGACCCCGGCCCAGGTGGCCTCGCTGACCCACGACATCGTGTGGATGGAAACCCGCGAAGTGCAGGGCGAGAAGGTGCTGGTGCCGGTGCTGTACCTGGCTCAGGCGGAAACCCGCAACCTGCGCGGCGGCAGCCTGGTGCAGGGGCGCGACATGACCCTGATCGCCGGTGGCGACCTGAGCAACGTCGGCACCCTGCGGGCCAGCAACGACCTGAGCGTGAATGCCGGCGGCAGCCTGTACCAGGGTGGCCTGATCGAAGCCAACGAGCGGGTCAGCCTGATGGCCCAGGACAGCGTGCGCAACGCCCTGGCCGGTGAGATTCGCGGCAACCAGGTCAGCGTCACCTCGATCAAGGGCGACATCATCAACGACCGCACCGCGGTGGCCGTCGGCTACGGCTCGGGCAGTCGCACCATCCTTGACCAGGGCAGCCAGATCACCGCGCGCCAGCAGCTCGACCTCAGCGCCGGCCGCGACCTGAGCAACCTTGGTCAGCTCGCCAGCGCCGGGGATGCCAAGCTCAGCGCTGGTCGTGACATCGATTTACTGGCGGTGCAGGACCATACCTTCACCCAGAGCGCGATCCGTCGCGGCCTGGTGACCCACGACACAGTGCAGACCCTGGGCTCCAGCGTGACCACCGGCGGCAACCTGCAACTCAATGCCGGGCGCGACCTGGCGGTGGTGGCGAGCAAGGTTGATGCCGGCCATGACCTGTCCCTCAACGCCAAGCGCGACATCGTCATCGCCTCGGCCCAGGACGAGCAGTCCTCGACCTCCTACCAGAAGAAGAAAGGTTCCTGGGGCAAGAGCAAGACCACTCAGAGCGCCGACTCCTCGACCACCAACGTGGCGTCCGAAATCAGCGCCGGGCACGACCTGATGGTCAACGTCAGCCAGGACAAGGACGGGCGCATCAGCCTCAATGGCGGGCGCGACGTGACTGTAGTCGGTAGCCAGCTCAAGGCCGGCAACGACCTGCTGGTGGGGGCCACCCGTGACGTGAGCCTGGTCTCGGCCCAGGAGCAGCAGGACAGCTCCTACAGCCAGAAGAAGAAAGGCAGCTTCGGCCTGAACAAGAGCGGCAACAGCCGCACTTCCAGCAGCACCACCCAGGTGGGCAGCGAGCTCAGCGCCGGTAACGACGCGGTGGTGATCGCCGGCACCAACGTCAATCTTTCGGCCAGCTCCATCGAGGCCAAGCGCGATGCCGAAGTGCGCGCCGGGCTGATCGACAAGAATGGCGACATCAACCTGATGGACGCGGCCAACACTTCTAGCAGCCAGAGTGACAAGTACAAGAGCAAGGTGGGGCTTTCCAGTTCCGGCAGCTTCACTTCGATTGCCTCGGCGAAGAAGTCGGGGCAGGAAAACACCCAGTCCCAGAGCGTTGGCAGCGTGGTCAGCGGCGGGCGTGACACCACCCTGCAGGCGGCCCGCGACGTCAACATGATCGGCAGCACGGCGGCGGCCGAGCGCAACCTCAACGTGGGGGCGGGCCGCGACGTCAACGTGCTGGCCGGCAGCAACAGTTCGGACCAGAGCAACTGGAAATCCGAGAAGCATGTGGGGCTGTCCCTGGAGAGCGATCGCAACGGCGTTACTGCGTTCCTGGGCAGCGAAGCCCTCAAGCAGAAGTCGCGCAATGCCGAGCAGACAGTGGCGCCGAGCCAGTTGCTGGCCGGGCAGGATGCAACCATCAAGGCCGGGCGTGACCTGACCCTGGAAGGCTCGCGGGTGGATGCCGGGCGCGATATCAACCTGCAGGCCGGGCGCGATATCAGCATCGATGCCGGCAAGCAAACCTCGATCGAGGAACGCAGCAAGAGCCGTGATCGCAATGGCCTGACGGTCAACGTCAGCCACAACTACGGCAACACCATGGATGCGATCAAGGGCACCGGCAAAGGCGAGGACAACACCAGCAAGGCCTCCAGCGTGCTGAGCACCGTGGATGCGATCAACCAGTTCACCTCGGGGCCGACCACCGCGACCCACTTCGGCACGGCCAGCCAGTCCAGCAGCTCGCGCCAGGAAGTGCACAGCAACAGCCCTGCCAGCCTCGGTGCCGGACGGGACATCAGCGCCGTGGCCGGCAATGACATCAACATTCGTGGCGGTCAGTTCGACGCCGGGCGCGACATCACCCTGGTGGGGCGCGACATCAATGTGGATGTGGCCCGCGGCTCGATTTCCGAAGAGAGCAAGAGCGCCCGCAGCCAGGGCGGGATCAACGGCCAGAGCGGCGGCGGCAGTGCCCGTGCCGGTATCGGTGGCAGCAACGGTGTGGCCAGCGAGCAGATGAGCCAGGGCACCAACACCCCGTCGGTGTTCCTCGCCGGGCGCGACGTCAGCCTTGAGGCGCGCAACAACCTGACCCTGATCGGAACCCAGGTCCAGGCCGGGCGCGATATCGACCTGGGGGCCGGCAACGACCTGACCATCCGCGCTGCGCAGAACGATTCCAGCAGCGAGTCCAGCCGTCACAGCGGTGGAGGCGAAGTGGGCCTGGCGGTGGGTGGCAAGGACTTCATCTCGGTCTATGCCAGCGTCGACATGGGCAAGGGCCAGCTGGACCGGGACAACCAGCGGCAACAGAACGCCAACCTGGTGGCCGGCGACCAGCTGCGTTTCAGCAGCGGCAAGGACACCACCATTGCCGGCGCCACCCTGCGCGGCGGAGAGGTCATCGGCCGGGTTGGCGGTGACCTGACCGTGTCCTCGGTGCCGGACACCGGCAAGGTCAGCGGCAAGGAACTGGATGCCAGCGTCACCGTGAGCATCGGCCTGGGCGGCGGTGGCAGCGTCAGCGGTTCCCTGGGCGTGGGCAAGACCACCGGCACGACCAACTGGGTCCAGGAGCAGACCAGCATCACCGGCAAGAACGGTGTCGACATCCGCACCGAGAAGCACACCCAGCTCGATGGCGCGCTGGTCGCCGCCGACAACGGCAACCTCAAGCTGGACACCGGCACCCTGGGCTTCCGCGATATCTCCGGCCAGGACAAGGAGCACAGCTACTACGTCAACGCGGGCGGCACCTTTGGCTGGGGCGGCGGCGACGGCGCCAAGTCCACCGGCGGCAAGGAGGTGGCTTTCACCAATGACAAGAGCCAGGAAGGCAAGGGCAAGACCGGGGCTTCGGGCTGGAGTGTCAGCGGCTATGACTACCGCAAGGAGCGTGAGCAAGAGGTCCGGGCCACAGTGGGCGCGGGCACCATCACCGTGCGCAACGACGCCAAGACCGGCGCCGACTCCACGGCGGGCCTGAACCGCGATGTGTCCCAGGCCTATGAAATCACCAAGGACAAGGAAAAGCGTACCGACCTGTATGTCTCGCAGTCGTCCCTGGAGTCGGTGAGCCACCCGATTCAGACCCTGAACCAGTGGAAGGAGGGGATGAAGAACTATGGCAAGAATGCCTCGGGTATCTTCACCCAGTTTGGTGACCTGAGTAAGGCGGCGGACCAGGTGGTGGCCGACAACCCGTCGTTGCTGCCGCTGGCCTGGATTCCCGGGCTCCTGGAAACCGTGCTCGACAAGGCTGGCAAGTACACCGGTGGCGTCATGCCCGGCGTCGAGAACCATGGTGGCCTGATCACCCAGGTGCCGGCCTTGATCACGGGTGACATGCGCTTCTACCGGGTTGAGACCAAGTACCAGTACGAGTCCGACGGCAAGACCATCAAGGTGGACCCGGTGTCCGGCAAACCGATGATCGAGAACGTGCAGAAGCTGATGGAGATCGAGCGTCCCGATGGTGATGGTGCAGTGTTCACCAACGGCATCCAGAACTCGCTGATGGCGGCATTGGTCAACGGTGCGATGCAGACCGGCTCCGATTCCTTCATGCAGGCCTACAACCCCGAGCACGGGATTCTCGGCGACTTGGTCGAGTCGCTGTGGGATGTGGCGCTGGGCGGGACGGTGCGCTCTGGTAACGCCCAGCAGTTGCACGATTTCTTCCAGGCCGGGATCAAGGATGAGTACAAGCTGGACGTTGCCGGCCACAGCCAGGGCGGTCTGTTGACCTACCGGGCTATTTCCGGCCTGGATTTCAACCTCAATGGCCAGGTCGGGAGCATCCAGTTGTCCGGCGCCCCAGTGGGTTCCAAGAGCTTCTTTGAAGCCGCCGATGCCGCCGGATTCGATATCGGCAACGGCGCCTTCTTCCAGGTCAACCGTCCGGGGTCGAAGACCTTTTTCGGCATGTTGCCGGTCACCGATACCGTGTCGGATCTGCTGGGGCAGAACTTCACGCACTCGTCCGACCCGGTGGCTCGTTTCTTCGGTTCGCTGGCGACCAGCACCTCGTTGATGGGAGTGGATAGCCCGCACTCGAACTACCTGTGTGTTGCCAAGGGCATGTGCGGTGATGCGCCCAATGCGCTGCAGGACCAGTTCAAGAAGAATCCCCGGTACATTGAACCTACGTTCATCGATGCCAATGGCAAGGACACTATCCGCAGATGAGGGGTAGTCCAAGTGTGGTGGTGGGGCTGGCATTGCTGCTCGGGGGATGCCTGAACCTCCCCGCCAAGCCGCAGGAGCGACGCACCGAACAGCGCATGTTGTGTAGCGAAGGGGCCAAGCGAGTGACCTTGCCCCAGCGTTTCTCTTTCGACCTGCCTGAACCGTTCCGGCACACAGAATGCGGTACGCTCATGGGCGGTTTCTACTACGACAGAATCAGCGACAGCCTGTCTGTCGCTACTGAGGGGACCTTCGCCTATGGCGATGTTCAGGTATCGGCGTCTTCGCTGTACATGAAGGTCAGCAGTTTTCTCGACGGTGAGGGTTATGGGCTGATGTATCCCCACGACGCCTTTCTCCAGGGCAAGCTGGCTGCATTGGCTTTGCCCGGCAGTGGTGCCAAACCCCGTGAAGTGGATTGGGTCACCCGGGGCAGCTACCAGTGCCTGCGTTTCTATGAGCACTGGCAGGGGCCTGCTGTGGGGCTCTGGGAGGATGAGGTCAGGTATTGGTGCTGGGAAGGGGAAAGCGGCCTTACTCAACCGTTCTATGTACATGCCGGGCAACGTCTGGCTTTGGGCGCCAAGGGTTACGATCTGGATCGGACCTTTATCCTGCCGTTCTTTGACAGCTTGCAGATCAAGCGTCTGGCACCTTCGGCTCTGGCTCAGGTACAAAGCCGGCTCCAGGCTGTTTGTGTCCGCGGCAAGGCTCGTTATGACCGGGGAAGTGCCTGGGGCAGCGACTATCCGGACAAGCGCCTGACCCTGACCCGCCTGCACTACTGCGGCTATGACGTGCCGCTGCCCGACCTTTCAGCCCCGGTGCCTGGGGCTAAAACCGACTGAACCTTCGTCCGTCACGACACTCCAGTACCCTGTAAGCCCGCGTCCTTAAGGCGCCTGCCACTATTCCTCGGGGGTGAAGGCTGGCAGACTGCCGGTCTTTTCCCGCTGTTTGTCTTGAGGCTATATGCCAGCGTTTTCACAGCGTCATCTGTTGTTCATCAGTTGGATCATCATCTTCGGTGGCCTGTTGCTGGCCTTGCCCTTGCGTCTGTTACCCAGCCTGCTGGCGGGGCTGTTGGTGTTCGAGCTGGTCAACATGCTCACCCCGCAATTGCAGCGGCTGATCGAGGGCCGGCGGGCGCGCTGGCTGGCGGTGGCGCTGCTGGGCACGCTGGTGGTCAGTCTGTTGACCCTGCTGTTCGCCGGGGCCATCAGTTTCCTGTTGCATGAAGCGGAGAACCCTGGCGCCTCGCTGGGCAAGTTCATGGTGGTGGTGGACAAGGCCCGGGGCCAGTTGCCGCCGTTCCTCGACGCCTACCTGCCGGCCAGCGCCGCGGAGTTCCAGGCCGCCATCGGCGCCTGGGCCAGCAAGCACTTGAGCGAGTTGCAGTTGGTGGGCAAGGACGCGGCGCACATGTTCGTGACCCTGCTGATCGGCATGGTCCTGGGGGCGATCATCGCCCTGCAGCGCATCCCCGACCTGACCAAGCGCAAGCCCCTGGCAGCGGCGTTGTTCGATCGCCTGCACCTGCTGGTCCAGGCGTTTCGCAACATCGTCTTCGCGCAGATCAAGATCTCCCTGCTCAACACCTTCTTCACCGGGATCTTCCTGGCGCTGATCCTGCCGCTGTTCGGGGTCAAGCTGCCGCTGACCAAGACCCTGATCGTGCTGACCTTCCTGCTGGGCCTGTTGCCGGTGATCGGCAACCTGATCTCCAACACCCTGATCACCATCGTCGGGCTGTCGCTGTCGATCTGGGTGGCCGTGGCGGCGCTGGGCTACCTGATCTTTATCCACAAACTGGAATACTTCCTCAACGCGCGGATTGTCGGCGGGCAGATCAGTGCCAAGTCCTGGGAACTGCTCCTGGCGATGCTGGTGTTCGAGGCCGCCTTCGGCCTGCCCGGGGTGGTGGCGGGACCGATCTATTACGCCTACCTGAAGAGCGAATTGAAGCTAGCGGGCCTGGTTTAACAGCAGCCGCCAGCTTGCAGCTTCAAGCCGCAAGCTACAGCCGATCCCGCTCTTGCCTTTACTTGCGGCTTGCCGCTGCCCTTATCCGTAGCGCTTCTTGGCTTCGATGGCCAGGCCGCTGCCGATGCTGCCGAAGATGTTGCCTTCCACATGCCGGGCGTTGGGCAGCATGGCCGCCACGCTCTGGCGCAGCGCCGGAATGCCGCTGGAGCCGCCGGTGAAGAACACCGTGTCGACCTGGGCCACACCAACATTGGCGTCGCTCAACAGTTGGGTGACGCTGGTGCGGATGCGCTCCAGCAAACCGTCGATGGAGGATTCGAACAGGGCCCGGCTCAGGTCGACGCTGAGGTCGCGCTCGATGCGGTCCAGGGCCACCAGGCGGTTCTCGGCGTGGGTCAGCTGGATCTTGGTTTCTTCCACTTCCATGGCCAGCCAGTGCCCGGCGCGCTGTTCGATCAGTTTGAACAGGCGGTCGATGCCGCCGGTGTCTTCGATGTCGTAGCGCATGCTGCCCAGGGCCAGCTGGGACTTTTGCGAGTACACCGAGTTGATGGTGTGCCAGGTCGCCAGGTTCATGTGGTGGCTGGTGGGCATGTAGGCGCCGCTCTTCATCCGGCTGCCGTAGCCGAACAGCGGCATCACGCCCTGCAGGCTCAACTGCTTGTCGAAGTCGGTGCCGCCGACGTGCACGCCGCCGGTGGCGAGGATGTCGTCGTGACGGTTATCGACTCCACGGCGCTCGGGGGACAGGCGCACCAGGGAGAAGTCCGAAGTACCGCCGCCGATGTCGACGATCAGTACCAGCTCTTCGCGTTCGATGGTGGACTCGTAGTCGAAGGCCGCGGCGATCGGTTCGTACTGGAAGGACACGTCCTTGAAGCCGATCTTGCGCGCCACTTCCACCAGGGTGTCTTCGGCTTCCTGGTCGGCGGCGGCATCGTCATCGACGAAGAACACCGGGCGGCCCAGTACCACTTGCTCGAATTCCCGACCGGCGGTGGCTTCGGCGCGGCTTTTCAACTGGCCGATGAACAGCCCCAAGAGGTCCTTGAACGGCATGGCGGTGCCCAGCACGCTGGTGTCGTGCTTGATCAGCTTGGAGCCCAGCAGGCTTTTCAGCGAGCGCATCAGCCGGCCTTCGTAGCCTTCCAGGTACTCGTGCAGCGCCAGGCGGCCGTACACCGGACGGCGTTCCTCGATATTGAAGAACACCACCGAAGGCAGGGTGATCTTGTCGTCCTCCAGGGCGATCAGCGTCTCCTCGCCGGGGCGCAGCCAGCCGACGGTGGAGTTGGAGGTACCGAAGTCAATGCCGCAGGCCCGGGCCGGGGTGGCGTTGTTCATGTCTTTGGATCCGGTGAA
This genomic stretch from Pseudomonas sp. Os17 harbors:
- a CDS encoding Hsp70 family protein; translated protein: MNNATPARACGIDFGTSNSTVGWLRPGEETLIALEDDKITLPSVVFFNIEERRPVYGRLALHEYLEGYEGRLMRSLKSLLGSKLIKHDTSVLGTAMPFKDLLGLFIGQLKSRAEATAGREFEQVVLGRPVFFVDDDAAADQEAEDTLVEVARKIGFKDVSFQYEPIAAAFDYESTIEREELVLIVDIGGGTSDFSLVRLSPERRGVDNRHDDILATGGVHVGGTDFDKQLSLQGVMPLFGYGSRMKSGAYMPTSHHMNLATWHTINSVYSQKSQLALGSMRYDIEDTGGIDRLFKLIEQRAGHWLAMEVEETKIQLTHAENRLVALDRIERDLSVDLSRALFESSIDGLLERIRTSVTQLLSDANVGVAQVDTVFFTGGSSGIPALRQSVAAMLPNARHVEGNIFGSIGSGLAIEAKKRYG
- a CDS encoding AI-2E family transporter codes for the protein MPAFSQRHLLFISWIIIFGGLLLALPLRLLPSLLAGLLVFELVNMLTPQLQRLIEGRRARWLAVALLGTLVVSLLTLLFAGAISFLLHEAENPGASLGKFMVVVDKARGQLPPFLDAYLPASAAEFQAAIGAWASKHLSELQLVGKDAAHMFVTLLIGMVLGAIIALQRIPDLTKRKPLAAALFDRLHLLVQAFRNIVFAQIKISLLNTFFTGIFLALILPLFGVKLPLTKTLIVLTFLLGLLPVIGNLISNTLITIVGLSLSIWVAVAALGYLIFIHKLEYFLNARIVGGQISAKSWELLLAMLVFEAAFGLPGVVAGPIYYAYLKSELKLAGLV
- a CDS encoding hemagglutinin repeat-containing protein, with protein sequence MDVRKPFAQCIALSLSGILFLNPIVSVAAGLTLDPAAGGNATIGAAGNGVPIVNINAANGAGLSHNKFSEYNVGSNGLILNNATGSTQNTQLGGYIIGNPNLKGQAAQVILNEVTGSNRSKLAGYTEVAGQSARVIVANPHGITCNGCGFINTPRATLTTGKPVIEGQKLDRFQVDGGDISIEGAGLNASNIDQFDLITRSTKLNADLYAKKLNVITGRNDVKADDLSVTARDADASAKPELAIDSSALGGMYAGAIRLVGTEKGVGVNMSGEMAASTGDIQIDANGKVTVAGMGANQAIAIKAQSIDLKGKAYAGTEATLQAKEQIEVGTSLAARDQVRVVDAGQLVNHGIIEAGVNSDNSRNDQGVVKLNADNLENRGNVLASGNLQLTARQTLNNQNGVIQGPKVEVKAARLVNQGEQARVLAHNELVLTTPAIANLGGLIRFGERQAASLTLDSLNNNGGRLEVAGAELTLNAREVSNRQGSMIADQIDISAERLDNQQGLIGASQGSATFKVSEQLNNNGGRLQAQTLLETQGGELLNQGGKLLADQIKVTGKRLDNSQKGLISAEKGALQVSLDQDLVNADGKLQATSLLNLKAGSVDNRGGTLIAPQLTLNSGGKLGNQGGTLTADALELHTADIDNQGGLLQGKDSLLLDARDLANQQGQVIGDVLSANLDSLSQNQAGVLSAETGKLTLTVKQHLNNALGHLQAKTGDVQIVSGSLNNQGGVVVGNHLLLTNTGLLDNRGGQLAGDRLTVTTQRLDNQAGGLLAAGRDGLHLTLTADGATPGQLLNSQGRLQSDGHLQIDGGQLNNSGGVLLGTSLGIDAAGLDNSAKGAVVANQGALELNLNQGALNNNAGVIDAGEQALRVTQGGQLDNQGGTLKGKRLEVEGAALDNRQGQLLAGSDGLNLVAGGLNNAQGMILVKDGHGEVALGQGTLDNRGGTLQGATLGVTAGAVDNSALNGKAGLISSQAGALKLVVDRLTNQAGKLYANGLLSSTGQTLDNRFGGEVSARQLDLNVAASLYNQGGLVESGNSLLLVGGNLDNSSGGRVRALAGEQSRITLGGVLNNQGGTLALGSSAFALNAGQLNNIGGSIEHAGSGLFKLDLGALSGFQGRITGLGHGDWDVAAVDRSGLMQLNGTLDLSTGGDLNLSAGDRIASASGLRVGAATLNNSGELASDGYLTLDLRGNLNNSGLLSSRGKLTVGAGDLNQYGGRIASGGDSELNLRGTLDNLGRLIASQNLYVSAAQINNRGTLGALGQMQLRSGNGITTSADTLIYSGGDMLLRGNTLSNSYGDIYSAGNLSFAALDGGRASLLSNRSGTIESEGDMNLNMALLQNAMDKYQVGETITQRNIVINCTDCSGDHHTATYIVNTTYEGTMGEHSAGARLVSNRDLTISADTVENDQSLIAANRDVSITANYLYNRGLTLDKRVDSISYFLHGVSQGAFRAAERATLAWNAANANRAPGQQDPLPTEVTQYPIYEPASHTVITPGTQTAYASTLQAGQRLHLQVSGTIENGVQTEQSRAQLTGQTLQNNLTQVGGQVITVNAQSSAAANQVAKDVQRIEKVAADGTTQVSFVPVDFSGVPFAAVDPTSLSSFRVPQGEYGLFVKSQNPQGRYLIETNPTFTDLSRFMSSDYMLGHLNYNTDQTWRRLGDGLYETRLIRDAVLAQTGQRFLAAGLTSDYDQYRYLMDNAIASKDQLQLSVGVSLTPAQVASLTHDIVWMETREVQGEKVLVPVLYLAQAETRNLRGGSLVQGRDMTLIAGGDLSNVGTLRASNDLSVNAGGSLYQGGLIEANERVSLMAQDSVRNALAGEIRGNQVSVTSIKGDIINDRTAVAVGYGSGSRTILDQGSQITARQQLDLSAGRDLSNLGQLASAGDAKLSAGRDIDLLAVQDHTFTQSAIRRGLVTHDTVQTLGSSVTTGGNLQLNAGRDLAVVASKVDAGHDLSLNAKRDIVIASAQDEQSSTSYQKKKGSWGKSKTTQSADSSTTNVASEISAGHDLMVNVSQDKDGRISLNGGRDVTVVGSQLKAGNDLLVGATRDVSLVSAQEQQDSSYSQKKKGSFGLNKSGNSRTSSSTTQVGSELSAGNDAVVIAGTNVNLSASSIEAKRDAEVRAGLIDKNGDINLMDAANTSSSQSDKYKSKVGLSSSGSFTSIASAKKSGQENTQSQSVGSVVSGGRDTTLQAARDVNMIGSTAAAERNLNVGAGRDVNVLAGSNSSDQSNWKSEKHVGLSLESDRNGVTAFLGSEALKQKSRNAEQTVAPSQLLAGQDATIKAGRDLTLEGSRVDAGRDINLQAGRDISIDAGKQTSIEERSKSRDRNGLTVNVSHNYGNTMDAIKGTGKGEDNTSKASSVLSTVDAINQFTSGPTTATHFGTASQSSSSRQEVHSNSPASLGAGRDISAVAGNDINIRGGQFDAGRDITLVGRDINVDVARGSISEESKSARSQGGINGQSGGGSARAGIGGSNGVASEQMSQGTNTPSVFLAGRDVSLEARNNLTLIGTQVQAGRDIDLGAGNDLTIRAAQNDSSSESSRHSGGGEVGLAVGGKDFISVYASVDMGKGQLDRDNQRQQNANLVAGDQLRFSSGKDTTIAGATLRGGEVIGRVGGDLTVSSVPDTGKVSGKELDASVTVSIGLGGGGSVSGSLGVGKTTGTTNWVQEQTSITGKNGVDIRTEKHTQLDGALVAADNGNLKLDTGTLGFRDISGQDKEHSYYVNAGGTFGWGGGDGAKSTGGKEVAFTNDKSQEGKGKTGASGWSVSGYDYRKEREQEVRATVGAGTITVRNDAKTGADSTAGLNRDVSQAYEITKDKEKRTDLYVSQSSLESVSHPIQTLNQWKEGMKNYGKNASGIFTQFGDLSKAADQVVADNPSLLPLAWIPGLLETVLDKAGKYTGGVMPGVENHGGLITQVPALITGDMRFYRVETKYQYESDGKTIKVDPVSGKPMIENVQKLMEIERPDGDGAVFTNGIQNSLMAALVNGAMQTGSDSFMQAYNPEHGILGDLVESLWDVALGGTVRSGNAQQLHDFFQAGIKDEYKLDVAGHSQGGLLTYRAISGLDFNLNGQVGSIQLSGAPVGSKSFFEAADAAGFDIGNGAFFQVNRPGSKTFFGMLPVTDTVSDLLGQNFTHSSDPVARFFGSLATSTSLMGVDSPHSNYLCVAKGMCGDAPNALQDQFKKNPRYIEPTFIDANGKDTIRR